One Chiloscyllium plagiosum isolate BGI_BamShark_2017 unplaced genomic scaffold, ASM401019v2 scaf_2686, whole genome shotgun sequence genomic window, NNNNNNNNNNNNNNNNNNNNNNNNNNNNNNNNNNNNNNNNNNNNNNNNNNNNNNNNNNNNNNNNNNNNNNNNNNNNNNNNNNNNNNNNNNNNNNNNNNNNNNNNNNNNNNNNNNNNNNNNNNNNNNNNNNNNNNNNNNNNNNNNNNNNNNNNNNNNNNNNNNNNNNNNNNNNNNNNNNNNNNNNNNNNNNNNNNNNNNNNNNNNNNNNNNNNNNNNNNNNNNNNNNNNNNNNNNNNNNNNNNNNNNNNNNNNNNNNNNNNNNNNNNNNNNNNNNNNNNNNNNNNNNNNNNNNNNNNNNNNNNNNNNNNNNNNNNNNNNNNNNNNNNNNNNNNNNNNNNNNNNNNNNNNNNNNNNNNNNNNNNNNNNNNNNNNNNNNNNNNNNNNNNNNNNNNNNNNNNNNNNNNNNNNNNNNNNNNNNNNNNNNNNNNNNNNNNNNNNNNNNNNNNNNNNNNNNNNNNNNNNNNNNNNNNNNNNNNNNNNNNNNNNNNNNNNNNNNNNNNNNNNNNNNNNNNNNNCAGCTCAAttacaccccccacccctccttcCCTGCCTGCTCCCCCTTCCCTGGTCGAATAGCCCAGTACCTGCATGGTGTCTGACATCAAGCTTTCTTTGACAACCTCTTCCTTCTTGGGGGTACACATGGCTGCTCCTGTGGGGGACTGGAAGGCTCTCTGCGCTCTCAGAGGAGGAAAGTATAGACTGTCTCAGTGCCCCTGGGCTTTGTTGACGGAAGTGGTGGGTCGTTGCCAGGGGTGACGACATTCTGGAAGGGACAGCTACCCTCTGTCTTAAAGGGGCTGTTACCTCTCACCGAAGGGACCAGTCCCATGTCTCTCTCCTTTCCCCCCTCTGGTGGGCCAAGGGGTTTGGGACAGCCCCCCTCCCCGGGCTGTCCTGACAGGGGCGGTTctgcacacagcaaggtcccataAACAGCCAAGCGACAATTCgagaggtttttgttttaattttttaaaaatccgcaGCCAACGAGCCAGAGCCCTCTGACTGAGGGGATAAGTGAGTGGCCTTGTACTGCTGAAGGgtactttgtgtgtgtgtgtgtgtgtgtgtgtgggggggctgCCTGTGAGGGAGGGACACCACCAAGGACGTGACAGGCGCCACACCGATGCAAGTCCCTCCTACTGAAAATAAGCATGCCGTTCAACAGTGGGctggttacacccgaaacgttggcctgtccacctcctgatgctgccttcctccagcctcctgctggtctatcttggattccagtgTCTGCAGGCTTGTCCCCAACCAAGTGGGTTAGCAAGAGGTGGATTGGACCGATCTCAGTCGCTGACCCTCGGGGGGCAGAGGTGTGTAAGGGTGTGAGGTGGCCTTCTCACGTctatttcccaccccaccccctgctTTCGACCCCATTCTGCTCCTGGTCCTTTCCTTGATCAGGCATCCTCAGACGATTTCTGGCAACAGAGTTCATAGAGtactgaaacaggcccttcggcccaactcatccatgctgcttTTCCCAGACTGAACtactgcctgcttttggcccacatctttccatccactaccacttgctgtcttcatTCGGCCAACCAATtcagtatccagacagccaaatttccctgtacgttccaacacagggtaaactctcctgcttggtttaaaaccagcaacacggaaaagatttatcccgtgcagtaatctgtaaaaaattcaagtggccaagaactacgtaaagtgaaaattaacaactttatttcttaaagtataacagagagtaattaactaaccattatttacaatttcttcctcttttaccttcccttctgtaatactggtctgataaaactcccaatcaagatttacaaaacaacgcTTCacatctcaaaaccaggcagctgtaggttcttgtctttgCATCTTCCTGTCCCTTATTTTCTctttgttaggaatttctgcatcacaggtgtgagaaacagagctcacaatataataaatttcagtccgattcaaattctgaagcagccgATTTTATTGAAACGTTCTTGCAAGGAGGGGTGGTTCGCAAGTAGGTACCCCGATCCAGACATTACTCCACAATTGATACAGTTTAATTCTGAGTACTTCCCCGTTTACCTCATTGGCCTTCAAACCTATCAATATTCCTTCTTGTGTTCTGCCCCTGCCCAACTgctctgtggagaaagtgaggtctgcagatgctggagatcagagctgaaaatgtgttgctggaaaagcgcagcaggtcaggcagcatccagggaacaggagaatcgacgtttcgggcataagcccttcttcaggaatcttcaggaattcctgaagaagggcttatgcccgaaacatcgattctcctgttccctggatgctgcctgacctgctgcgcttttccagcaacacattttcaactgctcTGTGCCCTTATTTACTTCTCCTCTTACTCCAAGCCAGGTGACCCTCACCCCTATCCCTTATTTGTAAGCGACTTGGCTCGCTTCAGTGCTGACATGAGAGAAACGTGCTGAGCTTGGcatatcttgatgttcttttcaccttatctgtttgtctgtaacatcttccattgtttgcaggcacatttcattcctaTATGCACATTTCAGCTAATGAAAAGCAACTATGAATTTCTTTCACATAATTTCCATTCATGGTGTTAATTCATTTTACCTTGTATAAACAATTAtggttgcagaagtaacattGCTTTACCTATATCCTACACAGGTTATTGATCGAAaaagtacttttaagagagatactTTTTTTCAAAAGCAGTCTACATGCTAGGACTTGgaagttctcctctcaactgttcaattttcccccggTCTTACACCACACAAAatcagattgtgtcattagcttttaagattgtcaatatactcaattcaaacttgattggaaattggtatctTTTTCGGGgtataaactgattggccaaattcaaatttgtttctgtctccGGGCAACGAACTAATTGAGTTATCCAACCCACTCTTACATTGTTgacttattgagaacacttggcgctgtgtccagtagttctgctgattttaactctcttaaagatccACCCAACCCTTCATAATAGGCATCCcacacctcctaactttctgaatgagcctaccatggggaaccttaacgaATGCCCTACTGAAATACATTTACACTACGTCTACTGCTCATCCTTTGTCAACTTATCTCGTCATGTTCTCAATatggcttgtgaggcatgacctgcccctccacaaagccatgctgactatctttaattttaattcaatCCCCTGCCTCTCTTTTTTTGCCACCCCCAGTTTTCATTATTGCTGAACTGACGCTGTTGGGTAGTGTTTATCAGTTATTCACTGTTTAATTAAGTGTCACAGGTTTTACCTGAAACAAGAAAACGGAGATCTTTccgaaaggaaagaaagaaagtacaggacaagtcagatcccagagcaAAATCTGGCCCGATGGATCACATGTTTGATCTTTTGCGAGCGGTACTGTGGTAACTAGTCACTAGATTCACATCAGGCTGTAGACGCAAAGAATCATGGAGATCTACGCACAGGAAAaggtccattgagtctgcgccAGTCTCGAGTTCtcactaaactaatcccattttccaacaaccTAGCCTTGTACGCCATAACATCACAAATGTTGATGTTACGATGGTTTCTGTCTCTGCCCTGTCAGCAGTGAGGTCCAGATTTGTACCATCCTCTGGTGAAGAAAAAATCTCTTCacttcccctctaaacctcctgctccttacatACTTCCCCATGAAGTTGATGCCTCCACCATAAAAAGGTTAAAATTAAGATGCCTCAGACTGTATTGCTTTATCCAGTCCACGCAGAGGTTGGCAGACTGACTGGAGAGAACTTTCAAAAGTCAGATGGCTCCAACCCACATCAGGACCAGAACCAAGGCTATTCTGATGTAGAATCCCTCCAGTTtggaagaccattcagcctattgggtccgcatcaaccctctgaagagcgtcccacccagacccatctgcctaccctatccctgcatttccccatggctcaacctcctagcctacacattcctggacacaataTGGCAATtgagcctggccaatccaccctaacctgcatatccctggagattatgggcaatatagcatggctaatccacccctacctgcacatctttggactgtgggaggaaacccctgcaAACccagggaagaatgtgcaaactctacacaacagttgcccgagggtggaatcgaacctgggtcccaggcgctgtgaagccgcagcgctaaccactgagtcaccatgtccCTAATTCCCCCCGAGCCCTCCCAGCCTGAGCTGTGACAAGCAGTGAGCCGGTCACTCCAAagaggtggactgcagtggctggggaaggcaactcaccaccaccttctcaaggggtaactcGGGATGGGGCAATAAAGCTGGCCCAACCAGTGCCCACGTCCttcaaaatgaatacatttttaaaatgggcTGGATTAACGtgccagaatttttttaaaaaataaaacaaaatgtactAATGATAAATGTTGAAGGCCAAatttaagactttttaaaaacaattaaaaactaAGCAAATAAAGAATATACAGGATGGTACAGGGCATCTGGAAAGTGGACCAAAACTGAAACAAGGTGAAAAGGGGCGTCCAAGATGGCGGCCGGCCCTGCCCCCCTACGTCACTGATGACGTACGTGAAAGGCCTCTATTACTTTGTATTGCAGGAGGCGGGTCAAAGCTCCCATCACCGCCCCCACTCTAGGTAGTCCCGGCCCGTTTAGGCATGCGCAGTGTGCACCTCGGGCCCGTCGCCAGGCTTCCTTCACCAAGATGGCGGGCGAGGCCAACGCTTCGCTGGAGGCGGGCCTCCGCCGGGAGCTGAGCTGCTCCGTCTGCCTGGAGCTTTTCCGGGAGCCCGTGACCTTGGCCTGCGGCCACAGCTTCTGTCAGGGCTGCATCACACACGTCTGGCGGAGCCGGGAGCGCCAGCAAAGGCTGGCCTCGGCTCCGGGCCGGACGGCGGCGGcggcaggaagtggaggaggaccCGAGGTCTCCCCGATCCCGGCGCCGGAAGTGCGCAGCAGCTACAAGTGCCCCGAGTGCAGGCAGGTGAGTGTTCCCCCCCCCGGCTTCCGGTTGCTCATCGTCTCCAAGTGTCACTCACAAACCCTTCCCTCCGGGTACTTCCTGTCACCCACCCTCCAATCTCCATCCCCACTTACCACAATCCTCACTCCCTCttccccatccccacctcctcNNNNNNNNNNNNNNNNNNNNNNNNNNNNNNNNNNNNNNNNNNNNNNNNNNNNNNNNNNNNNNNNNNNNNNNNNNNNNNNNNNNNNNNNNNNNNNNNNNNNNNNNNNNNNNNNNNNNNNNNNNNNNNNNNNNNNNNNNNNNNNNNNNNNNNNNNNNNNNNNNNNNNNNNNNNNNNNNNNNNNNNNNNNNNNNNNNNNNNNNNNNNNNNNNNNNNNNNNNNNNNNNNNNNNNNNNNNNNNNNNNNNNNNNNNNNNNNNNNNNNNNNNNNNNNNNNNNNNNNNNNNNNNNNNNNNNNNNNNNNNNNNNNNNNNNNNNNNNNNNNNNNNNNNNNNNNNNNNNNNNNNNNNNNNNNNNNNNNNNNNNNNNNNNNNNNNNNNNNNNNNNNNNNNNNNNNNNNNNNNNNNNNNNNNNNNNNNNNNNNNNNNNNNNNNNNNNNNNNNNNNNNNNNNNNNNNNNNNNNNNNNNNNNNNNNNNNNNNNNNNNNNNNNNNNNNNNNNNNNNNNNNNNNNNNNNNNNNNNNNNNNNNNNNNNNNNNNNNNNNNNNNNNNNNNNNNNNNNNNNNNNNNNNNNNNNNNNNNNNNNNNNNNNNNNNNNNNNNNNNNNNNNNNNNNNNNNNNNNNNNNNNNNNNNNNNNNNNNNNNNNNNNNNNNNNNNNNNNNNNNNNNNNNNNNNNNNNNNNNNNNNNNNNNNNNNNNNNNNNNNNNNNNNNNNNNNNNNNNNNNNNNNNNNNNNNNNNNNNNNNNNNNNNNNNNNNNNNNNNNNNNNNNNNNNNNNNNNNNNNNNNNNNNNNNNNNNNNNNNNNNNNNNNNNNNNNNNNNNNNNNNNNNNNNNNNNNNNNNNNNNNNNNNNNNNNNNNNNNNNNNNNNNNNNNNNNNNNNNNNNNNNNNNNNNNNNNNNNNNNNNNNNNNNNNNNNNNNNNNNNNNNNNNNNNNNNNNNNNNNNNNNNNNNNNNNNNNNNNNNNNNNNNNNNNNNNNNNNNNNNNNNNNNNNNNNNNNNNNNNNNNNNNNNNNNNNNNNNNNNNNNNNNNNNNNNNNNNNNNNNNNNNNNNNNNNNNNNNNNNNNNNNNNNNNNNNNNNNNNNNNNNNNNNNNNNNNNNNNNNNNNNNNNNNNNNNNNNNNNNNNNNNNNNNNNNNNNNNNNNNNNNNNNNNNNNNNNNNNNNNNNNNNNNNNNNNNNNNNNNNNNNNNNNNNNNNNNNNNNNNNNNNNNNNNNNNNNNNNNNNNNNNNNNNNNNNNNNNNNNNNNNNNNNNNNNNNNNNNNNNNNNNNNNNNNNNNNNNNNNNNNNNNNNNNNNNNNNNNNNNNNNNNNNNNNNNNNNNNNNNNNNNNNNNNNNNNNNNNNNNNNNNNNNNNNNNNNNNNNNNNNNNNNNNNNNNNNNNNNNNNNNNNNNNNNNNNNNNNNNNNNNNNNNNNNNNNNNNNNNNNNNNNNNNNNNNNNNNNNNNNNNNNNNNNNNNNNNNNNNNNNNNNNNNNNNNNNNNNNNNNNNNNNNNNNNNNNNNNNNNNNNNNNNNNNNNNNNNNNNNNNNNNNNNNNNNNNNNNNNNNNNNNNNNNNNNNNNNNNNNNNNNNNNNNNNNNNNNNNNNNNNNNNNNNNNNNNNNNNNNNNNNNNNNNNNNNNNNNNNNNNNNNNNNNNNNNNNNNNNNNNNNNNNNNNNNNNNNNNNNNNNNNNNNNNNNNNNNNNNNNNNNNNNNNNNNNNNNNNNNNNNNNNNNNNNNNNNNNNNNNNNNNNNNNNNNNNNNNNNNNNNNNNNNNNNNNNNNNNNNNNNNNNNNNNNNNNNNNNNNNNNNNNNNNNNNNNNNNNNNNNNNNNNNNNNNNNNNNNNNNNNNNNNNNNNNNNNNNNNNNNNNNNNNNNNNNNNNNNNNNNNNNNNNNNNNNNNNNNNNNNNNNNNNNNNNNNNNNNNNNNNNNNNNNNNNNNNNNNNNNNNNNNNNNNNNNNNNNNNNNNNNNNNNNNNNNNNNNNNNNNNNNNNNNNNNNNNNNNNNNNNNNNNNNNNNNNNNNNNNNNNNNNNNNNNNNNNNNNNNNNNNNNNNNNNNNNNNNNNNNNNNNNNNNNNNNNNNNNNNNNNNNNNNNNNNNNNNNNNNNNNNNNNNNNNN contains:
- the LOC122547536 gene encoding E3 ubiquitin-protein ligase TRIM41-like, which encodes MAGEANASLEAGLRRELSCSVCLELFREPVTLACGHSFCQGCITHVWRSRERQQRLASAPGRTAAAAGSGGGPEVSPIPAPEVRSSYKCPECRQVCPNKYFTKNFLAANLVEKLQGMRVTSGSQGDPAPRRCEKHQKALTLFCAADQRLPCNLCRLSKAHRSLLKQDHFGPKSHL